Proteins encoded in a region of the Tribolium castaneum strain GA2 chromosome 7, icTriCast1.1, whole genome shotgun sequence genome:
- the LOC103314424 gene encoding uncharacterized protein LOC103314424: MSQIRPMVPRLQHFEDALQKTGWGLYYKFLVGFASANLFTNGFVLLCVNFALPLSACDTILTRDDVVSIYVCFNFGKAVGGFLLCSVSDNTGKRCMISKSLIIIFGSCFISAFSHNMYTLYLAVFFLGSGLQANIASVKIYLAEILPAERRGFYIVLPDIFWTVGYFSTAAFLYYFGALNSAITEHQGMDMRLTSWRIIFAIGGGLCITMGCTSALLEMSPRYLLFKRRIITATLILKQFYAINRSKYSETFDVQSQQLVDLISDYNINIDPEPVGLIQQMNLIIKVMLRMLRIMLQRPFLKVALVIAVTKLPTLFGLPGTIIYLAQIVDGKTGTVTGGNLIHLSLIFHGNCSVSLVEHEYENFLLISINILLGQIMLLCIIDRFGRKFPIFTGLTMCSFTSAILGYVNNVPLLATCSSFFIIGLTLVESTLFVVVIENFPTAVRGTALGITYFYAHVTSCFLYAFLDMSRHNFHLILAPLMLGTSVLACFIPDVRKRPMVE; encoded by the exons ATGTCTCAAATCCGCCCTATGGTCCCGCGCTTGCAGCACTTCGAAGACGCTTTGCAGAAGACAG GATGGGGGctttattataaatttctaGTCGGATTTGCTTCGGCGAATTTATTCACCAACGGCTTTGTGCTCTTGTGTGTGAACTTTGCACTGCCTTTAAGTGCCTGTGACACGATTTTAACGCGAGATGATGTCGTTTCTATTTATgtgtgctttaattttg GAAAAGCCGTGGGCGGTTTTCTCCTATGCAGCGTTTCCGACAACACCGGCAAAAGATGCATGATTTCAAAAAGCCTGATCATTATTTTTGGAAGCTGCTTCATTTCTGCATTCTCTCACAATATGTACACCCTGTATCTGGCAGTCTTTTTCTTAGGTTCTGG ACTACAAGCAAACATTGCTTCGGTAAAAATTTACTTGGCTGAGATTTTGCCAGCTGAGAGAAGAGGTTTTTACATCGTTCTGCCGGATATTTTTTGGACAGTTGGTTATTTCTCAACGGCTg catttctttattattttgggGCCTTGAATTCAGCCATCACCGAACACCAGGGTATGGATATGAGACTTACTTCTTGGAGGATTATTTTTGCGATCGGGGGCGGATTGTGTATTACTATGGGCTGTACTTCGGCCCTTTTGGAAATGAGTCCGCGatatttgttgtttaaaaGGAGGATTATTACAGCGACGCTGATTTTAAAGCAGTTTTATGCAATCAATAGGTCCAAGTATAGCGAAACTTTTGAt GTCCAGTCGCAGCAACTGGTGGACTTGATATCAGACTACAACATCAACATTGACCCAGAACCCGTCGGCCTGATCCAACAAATGAATCTTATAATCAAAGTAATGCTCCGAATGTTGAGAATCATGCTACAAAGACCCTTCCTTAAAGTAGCCCTAGTCATAGCTGTAACTAAATTACCAACTTTATTTgg atTGCCTGGCACAATTATTTATCTAGCCCAGATCGTAGATGGAAAAACTGGAACAGTCACTGGTGGAAATTTAATTCATCTCAGTCTGATTTTCCATGGTAATTGTTCAGTATCCTTGGTGGAACATGAATACGAAAACTTCCTCCTGATTTCTATAAATATTCTCTTGGGGCAAATAATGTTGCTGTGCATAATCGATCGATTCGGACGTAAATTTCCGATTT TTACAGGACTGACGATGTGTTCTTTTACGAGTGCTATCTTGGGGTACGTTAACAACGTCCCTTTACTGGCCACATGTTCGTCTTTTTTCATCATTGGACTGACTTTGGTGGAGTCCACACTTTTCGTGGTCGTAATCGAAAATTTTCCAACTGCTGTCAG ggGTACCGCCTTGGGCATTACGTATTTCTACGCCCACGTGACTTCCTGTTTCCTGTACGCTTTTCTGGATATGTCACGGCACAATTTCCACCTGATTTTGGCACCGTTAATGTTAG GGACGTCCGTGTTGGCGTGCTTTATTCCAGACGTGAGGAAAAGGCCGATGGTGGAGTGA